Proteins encoded by one window of Pseudorca crassidens isolate mPseCra1 chromosome 3, mPseCra1.hap1, whole genome shotgun sequence:
- the ADAT3 gene encoding probable inactive tRNA-specific adenosine deaminase-like protein 3, which produces MDPTPGDVEPHRDAKAGSPEREPAWQALPILSEQQSGAVELVLAYAAPVLDKRQTSRLLKEVSAVHPLPAQPHLKRVRPSPRPGCPHALEMLLCLAGPAAGMRSLAELLPPPAVDPRGLGQPFLVPVPARPPLTRGQFEEARAHWPTTFHEDRQVTRALAGQLFSAQEREAMQGHMERAVWAAQQAASRGLRAVGAVVVEPASGRVLATGHDCSSAAGPLLHATMVCIDLVARGQGRGAYDLAPHPACSFAPAAAPPGVRAGSVHKLDEDADGLPYVCTGYDLYVTREPCAMCAMALVHSRVRRVFYGAPSPDGALGTRFRLHAQPDLNHRFQAFCGVLEAQCRRLDPDA; this is translated from the coding sequence ATGGACCCCACCCCGGGCGACGTGGAGCCACACAGAGACGCGAAGGCCGGGAGCCCCGAGCGAGAGCCGGCGTGGCAGGCCCTCCCGATCCTGTCTGAGCAGCAGTCCGGCGCTGTGGAGCTGGTGCTGGCCTATGCCGCGCCGGTCCTGGACAAGCGCCAGACCTCACGCCTCCTCAAGGAGGTGTCAGCCGTCCACCCGCTGCCCGCACAGCCTCACCTCAAGAGGGTGCGACCCAGCCCCCGCCCCGGCTGCCCACACGCGCTGGAGATGCTGCTGTGCCTGGCGGGTCCGGCCGCGGGCATGCGATCGCTGGCCGAGCTCCTCCCGCCGCCGGCCGTGGACCCCCGTGGCCTGGGCCAGCCCTTCCTGGTGCCTGTGCCCGCGCGGCCGCCCCTGACCAGGGGCCAGTTTGAGGAGGCGCGCGCCCACTGGCCCACCACCTTCCACGAGGACCGGCAGGTGACCCGAGCCCTGGCCGGGCAACTCTTCTCGGCACAGGAGCGGGAGGCGATGCAGGGCCACATGGAGCGGGCCGTGTGGGCCGCGCAGCAGGCGGCCTCGCGGGGCCTGCGGGCCgtgggggcagtggtggtggaGCCAGCCTCGGGCCGCGTGCTGGCCACAGGCCACGACTGCAGCAGCGCGGCCGGACCCCTGCTGCACGCCACCATGGTGTGCATCGACCTGGTGGCCCGGGGCCAGGGCCGCGGTGCCTATGACCTTGCACCCCACCCCGCCTGCTCCTTCGCCCCAGCCGCCGCCCCCCCAGGCGTCCGCGCGGGCTCCGTGCACAAGCTGGATGAGGACGCCGATGGCCTGCCCTACGTGTGCACCGGCTACGACCTGTACGTCACCCGCGAGCCCTGCGCCATGTGCGCCATGGCCCTCGTCCACTCCCGCGTGCGGCGCGTCTTCTACGGGGCGCCCTCGCCCGACGGTGCGCTGGGCACCCGCTTCCGCCTCCACGCCCAGCCGGACCTCAACCACCGCTTCCAGGCCTTCTGTGGCGTGCTGGAGGCCCAGTGCCGCCGGCTGGACCCCGACGCATAG
- the SCAMP4 gene encoding secretory carrier-associated membrane protein 4 isoform X1, producing the protein MSEKENNFPPLPKFIPLKPCFYQNFSDEIPIEHQVLVKRIYRLWLFYCATLGVNLIACLAWWIAGGLGANFGLALVWLLLFSPCGYVCWFRPAYKAFRSDSSFNFMAFFFIFGAQFILTVIQAIGFSGWGACGWLAAIGFFQTSVGAAVVMLLPAIMFSMSAAMMAITIMKVHSIYRGAGGSFQKAQTEWSTGAWRNPPSREAQYNNFSGNSLPEYPTVPSYPASGSQWP; encoded by the exons ATGTCAG AAAAGGAGAACAACTTCCCCCCGCTGCCCAAGTTCATCCCCCTGAAGCCCTGCTTCTACCAGAACTTCTCTGACGAGATCCCTATCGAGCACCAGGTCCTGGTGAAGAGGATCTACCGCCTGTGGCTGT TCTACTGCGCCACCCTGGGCGTCAACCTCATCGCCTGCCTGGCCTGGTGGATCGCCGGCGGCTTGGGAGCCAACTTCGGTCTGGCCCTGGTCTGGCTGCTGCTCTTCTCCCCCTGCGGCTACGTGTGCTGGTTCCGGCCCGCATACAAGGCCTTCCG ATCTGACAGCTCCTTCAATTTCATGGCGTTTTTCTTCATCTTCGGAGCCCAGTTCATCCTGACCGTCATCCAGGCTATTGGCTTCTCGGGATGGGGCGCATG TGGTTGGCTGGCCGCGATTGGGTTCTTCCAGACCAGTGTCGGGGCCGCCGTGGTCATGCTGCTTCCGGCCATCATGTTCTCCATGTCGGCCGCCATGATGGCCATCACGATCATGAAG GTGCACAGCATCTACCGCGGGGCTGGCGGGAGCTTCCAGAAGGCGCAGACGGAGTGGAGCACAGGCGCCTGGCGGAATCCGCCGTCCCGGGAGGCCCAGTACAACAACTTCTCGGGGAACAGCCTGCCTGAATACCCCACCGTGCCCAGCTACCCGGCCAGCGGCAGCCAGTGGCCTTAG
- the SCAMP4 gene encoding secretory carrier-associated membrane protein 4 isoform X2: protein MSEKENNFPPLPKFIPLKPCFYQNFSDEIPIEHQVLVKRIYRLWLFYCATLGVNLIACLAWWIAGGLGANFGLALVWLLLFSPCGYVCWFRPAYKAFRGWLAAIGFFQTSVGAAVVMLLPAIMFSMSAAMMAITIMKVHSIYRGAGGSFQKAQTEWSTGAWRNPPSREAQYNNFSGNSLPEYPTVPSYPASGSQWP, encoded by the exons ATGTCAG AAAAGGAGAACAACTTCCCCCCGCTGCCCAAGTTCATCCCCCTGAAGCCCTGCTTCTACCAGAACTTCTCTGACGAGATCCCTATCGAGCACCAGGTCCTGGTGAAGAGGATCTACCGCCTGTGGCTGT TCTACTGCGCCACCCTGGGCGTCAACCTCATCGCCTGCCTGGCCTGGTGGATCGCCGGCGGCTTGGGAGCCAACTTCGGTCTGGCCCTGGTCTGGCTGCTGCTCTTCTCCCCCTGCGGCTACGTGTGCTGGTTCCGGCCCGCATACAAGGCCTTCCG TGGTTGGCTGGCCGCGATTGGGTTCTTCCAGACCAGTGTCGGGGCCGCCGTGGTCATGCTGCTTCCGGCCATCATGTTCTCCATGTCGGCCGCCATGATGGCCATCACGATCATGAAG GTGCACAGCATCTACCGCGGGGCTGGCGGGAGCTTCCAGAAGGCGCAGACGGAGTGGAGCACAGGCGCCTGGCGGAATCCGCCGTCCCGGGAGGCCCAGTACAACAACTTCTCGGGGAACAGCCTGCCTGAATACCCCACCGTGCCCAGCTACCCGGCCAGCGGCAGCCAGTGGCCTTAG